The DNA sequence AAAGGACCCGCACGGATGCCGGCACCGCTAGTCTTGAGAAACAGAAACTACCGGCTTCTCCTGGGGGCCGGCACGATGAGCAATCTTGGCGACGGGCTGGTTGTCCTTGCATTGCCGTGGCTCGCGACGTTGATGACCCAGAACCCGGTTGCGATTGGCGCGGTGGCGGCGGCCACCCGTCTGCCCTGGCTGTTGTTTGCCATTCCCGCAGGCGTCGTTGTCGACAATTCCGAACACAACAGGCTGATGGCCCGCGCCGATCTTCTGCGGGCGACAATCGCGGTGGCGATCCTCCTGCTGGCCGTGAACCAACCCGCCGAGGGCGCGGTCTGGGTCCTGGCGGGGCTCGCCTTTGTCCTGGGCTCTGCCGAAGTGCTGCGCGACAACGCCGCTCAGACCATGCTCCCCTCCATCGTGGACCCCAAGGATCTGGAGGCGGCCAACGGCCAGCTGTGGAGCGTCGAGCAGCTGACAAACCAGTTCATCGGGCCGCCGCTGGCAGGGGTGTTGATCGCGGCGGGCATCGGCATCCCGTTCGGTATCGACGCCGCCCTGCTGGTCCTGTCCGCAGGCTGCGTCTGGATGATCACGCTCGCGCCACGGGCGCAGGGCAGGGCGCCGTTCCGCAAGGCCCTGATGGAAGGGATCGGTTTCATGCGTGCCGATGCCCTGCTGCTGCGGCTTGCCGTGGTTCTGGGGATTGCCAATTTCATCGCGACGGCGACGATCACCGTTCAGGTTCTCTTTGCGCAGGATGTGCTGTCCCTGTCCGCCTCTTCCTACGGGATCGTCCTGTCCGTCGCGGCGCTGGGCGCCATCACCGGAAGCCTGCTTGCGCCAAGGTTCGTCGGGTT is a window from the Sulfitobacter sp. THAF37 genome containing:
- a CDS encoding MFS transporter, with translation MPAPLVLRNRNYRLLLGAGTMSNLGDGLVVLALPWLATLMTQNPVAIGAVAAATRLPWLLFAIPAGVVVDNSEHNRLMARADLLRATIAVAILLLAVNQPAEGAVWVLAGLAFVLGSAEVLRDNAAQTMLPSIVDPKDLEAANGQLWSVEQLTNQFIGPPLAGVLIAAGIGIPFGIDAALLVLSAGCVWMITLAPRAQGRAPFRKALMEGIGFMRADALLLRLAVVLGIANFIATATITVQVLFAQDVLSLSASSYGIVLSVAALGAITGSLLAPRFVGFLGTQRCLYLSIATWGIGYASIGFSHAGVTMAVALFFVMAAAMLWNVITVSWRQRRIPPLLLGRVNSIYRFFGWGSMPLGAMTGGILVSVLEQDFGRELALRATFICAGAACAILLCYALVKLRLE